A single Pseudomonas putida DNA region contains:
- a CDS encoding heme ABC transporter permease, translated as MKISWTWFHKLGSPKWFYAISGRMLPWLAISAVLLLVTGVVWGLAFAPEDYQQGNSFRIIYIHVPAAMLAQSCYVLLAVAGAVGLVWKMKLADVALQCAAPIGAWMTAVALVTGAIWGKPTWGSWWVWDARLTSMLILLFLYFGIIALGQAISNRESAAKACAVLAIVGVINIPIIKYSVEWWNTLHQGATFTLTEKPAMPAEMWLPLLCTALGFYCFFGAVLLLRMRLEVLKREARASWVKDEVLNSLGRRAAR; from the coding sequence ATGAAAATTAGCTGGACGTGGTTCCACAAACTGGGTTCGCCGAAATGGTTCTATGCCATCAGCGGCCGCATGCTGCCATGGCTGGCCATCTCTGCCGTCCTTTTGCTGGTCACCGGCGTGGTCTGGGGCCTGGCGTTCGCCCCCGAGGACTATCAGCAGGGCAACAGCTTCCGCATCATCTATATCCACGTACCGGCGGCCATGCTGGCGCAGTCCTGCTATGTACTGCTGGCCGTGGCTGGCGCGGTGGGGCTGGTGTGGAAGATGAAACTGGCCGATGTCGCCCTGCAATGCGCAGCGCCCATTGGCGCCTGGATGACCGCCGTGGCGCTGGTCACCGGGGCCATCTGGGGCAAGCCGACCTGGGGCAGCTGGTGGGTCTGGGACGCCCGGCTGACCTCGATGCTGATCCTGCTGTTCCTGTACTTCGGCATCATTGCCCTGGGCCAGGCCATCAGCAACCGTGAGAGCGCCGCCAAGGCCTGCGCGGTGCTGGCCATCGTCGGGGTGATCAACATTCCGATCATCAAGTACTCGGTGGAGTGGTGGAACACCCTGCACCAGGGCGCTACCTTCACCCTCACCGAAAAACCGGCGATGCCGGCCGAAATGTGGCTGCCGCTGCTGTGCACGGCGCTGGGTTTCTACTGCTTCTTCGGTGCCGTGCTGCTGCTGCGCATGCGCCTGGAAGTGCTCAAGCGCGAGGCGCGCGCCAGTTGGGTCAAGGATGAAGTGTTGAACAGCCTGGGGCGGAGGGCCGCGCGATGA
- the ccmB gene encoding heme exporter protein CcmB: MSVFILLLRREARLLFRRPAELANPLVFFAIVVALFPLAVGPESQLLQTLSPGLVWVAALLAVLLSLDGLFRSDFEDGSLEQWVLSPHPLAMLVLAKVLAHWIFSGLALVLLAPLLALMLGLPSHCLPVLLGSLLLGTPVLSLLGAVGAALTVGLKRGGLLLALLILPLYIPVLILGSGALQAALQNMPATGHLLWLASLTALAVTLAPFAIAAGLKISVGE, translated from the coding sequence ATGAGCGTATTCATCCTGTTGCTGCGCCGCGAAGCGCGCTTGCTGTTCCGCCGCCCGGCAGAGCTGGCCAACCCACTGGTATTCTTCGCCATCGTCGTGGCCCTGTTCCCGTTGGCCGTTGGCCCGGAAAGCCAATTGTTGCAAACCTTGTCGCCCGGGCTGGTCTGGGTCGCGGCCTTGCTGGCCGTGCTGCTGTCGCTCGACGGCCTGTTTCGCAGTGATTTCGAAGACGGATCGCTGGAGCAGTGGGTATTGTCACCGCACCCGCTGGCCATGCTGGTGCTGGCCAAGGTGCTGGCGCACTGGATCTTTTCCGGGCTGGCGCTGGTATTGTTGGCGCCATTGCTGGCACTGATGCTGGGGTTGCCCAGCCACTGCCTGCCGGTGCTGCTCGGCTCGCTGCTGCTGGGCACGCCGGTATTGAGCCTGTTGGGGGCGGTCGGCGCTGCGCTGACGGTCGGTCTCAAGCGTGGTGGTTTGTTACTGGCGTTGCTGATTCTGCCGTTGTATATCCCTGTATTGATCCTGGGCAGTGGTGCGTTGCAGGCGGCATTGCAGAATATGCCAGCCACCGGCCATCTGCTCTGGCTCGCCAGCCTGACAGCCCTGGCGGTTACCCTGGCACCCTTTGCGATAGCGGCCGGCCTGAAGATCAGCGTCGGCGAATAA
- the ccmA gene encoding cytochrome c biogenesis heme-transporting ATPase CcmA, translating into MTLHLQAVGLACERDWRLLFEHLDFELRPGDMLQISGPNGSGKTSLLRLLAGLMQPTAGQILLGGQPLGEQRHALASILLWIGHAAGIKDLLTAEENLTWLCALHQPATREAIWAALEAVGLRGFEDVPCHTLSAGQQRRVALARLHLSSPPLWILDEPFTALDKQGVAQLEAHLAAHCEQGGTVVLTTHHSLERKPSGYRELNLGQWAA; encoded by the coding sequence GTGACCCTTCACCTCCAAGCCGTGGGCCTGGCCTGCGAGCGCGACTGGCGCCTGTTGTTCGAGCACCTCGATTTCGAGTTGCGCCCCGGCGACATGCTGCAGATCAGCGGCCCCAACGGCAGCGGCAAGACCAGCCTGTTGCGCCTGTTGGCCGGGCTGATGCAGCCAACTGCCGGGCAGATCCTGCTGGGTGGCCAGCCACTTGGCGAACAGCGCCATGCCTTGGCCAGCATCCTGCTTTGGATCGGCCACGCCGCCGGCATCAAGGACCTGCTCACCGCCGAGGAGAACCTCACCTGGCTCTGTGCCCTGCACCAACCGGCCACCCGTGAAGCCATCTGGGCGGCACTGGAGGCGGTCGGCCTGCGTGGGTTCGAAGACGTCCCCTGCCATACCTTGTCCGCCGGCCAGCAGCGCCGCGTGGCATTGGCCCGGCTGCACCTGAGCAGCCCGCCGTTGTGGATTCTCGACGAACCCTTCACCGCCCTCGACAAGCAGGGCGTGGCCCAGCTCGAAGCGCACCTGGCCGCCCACTGCGAACAGGGCGGTACGGTCGTGCTGACGACGCACCATAGCCTGGAACGCAAGCCCAGCGGCTACCGCGAACTCAATCTGGGGCAGTGGGCGGCATGA
- a CDS encoding flagellar hook-length control protein FliK, with amino-acid sequence MTEINSLGAQTAINPQAIKAQLTGELLNLTQAQPGLLKPGETAQAEVLTLRQSGSTFQLVLQVIQANGSQTQVQASANQPIPQGSQLTVSQPESNRLAVMVQQASASNVATLTQLDTSKVPVGTLLQGKVLTNQPLPQATGEAASFRSLVSLLNTAQAGATLSIDSPRPLPIGSLLSALVQGDQSLRFVPLSGRQEQLNIAQQLLTQQGRQASLPGLLAALQQIASSPSTDGELRSTASSLLASLPDARQLSDGKTLAQALNNSGTFLEAKLLGGLGSAVATDLKAQLIRLVAQATVSAPTSPVVASTTLAQALPAMARSALGMLDRVSPRTIPGAFPLPSRLLQAMENEGDLQQLLRLAAAAISRLQSHALSSLQQSGTLDNGNLQTTWQTEVPVRHGQEFIPLQVKLQREETPEQQGKRQQREQPDPLQALWRIDLAFDLAPLGPLQVQAQLLEGRLSGHLWAEREQTARLIDSQLGDLRERLLARGLNVGDLECHAGIPPQGPRTRVEQRWVDENA; translated from the coding sequence ATGACTGAAATCAATAGTCTCGGCGCACAAACCGCCATCAATCCGCAGGCGATCAAGGCCCAGCTGACCGGTGAGCTGCTCAACCTGACCCAGGCGCAACCCGGCTTGCTCAAGCCGGGCGAAACCGCTCAGGCCGAAGTGCTGACCCTGCGCCAGAGCGGCAGTACCTTCCAGTTGGTGCTGCAAGTGATCCAGGCCAACGGCAGCCAGACCCAGGTCCAGGCCAGTGCCAATCAGCCAATCCCACAAGGCAGCCAGCTCACCGTCAGCCAGCCCGAAAGCAACCGCCTGGCCGTCATGGTGCAGCAGGCCAGTGCCAGCAACGTCGCCACCCTCACCCAGCTCGACACCAGCAAGGTGCCGGTCGGTACCCTGCTGCAGGGCAAGGTGCTGACCAACCAGCCGTTACCCCAGGCTACGGGCGAGGCGGCCAGCTTCCGCTCGCTGGTCAGCCTGCTCAACACGGCTCAGGCTGGCGCCACACTCAGCATCGACAGCCCGCGCCCACTGCCGATCGGCAGCCTGCTCAGCGCCCTGGTGCAGGGCGATCAGTCGCTGCGTTTCGTGCCGCTCAGCGGTCGCCAGGAACAACTGAACATTGCCCAGCAGTTGCTGACCCAGCAAGGCCGCCAGGCGTCCCTGCCCGGCCTGCTCGCTGCGCTGCAGCAGATAGCCAGCAGCCCGAGCACCGACGGCGAACTGCGCAGCACCGCCAGCAGTCTGCTGGCCAGCCTGCCGGACGCCCGTCAGCTCAGCGACGGCAAAACACTGGCCCAGGCCCTGAACAACAGTGGCACCTTCCTCGAAGCAAAACTGCTGGGCGGCCTCGGTAGCGCCGTGGCCACTGACCTCAAGGCGCAGCTGATTCGGCTGGTGGCCCAGGCCACAGTGAGCGCGCCGACCAGCCCGGTGGTCGCCAGCACCACCCTTGCCCAGGCCCTGCCGGCCATGGCCCGCAGCGCCCTGGGCATGCTCGACCGGGTCAGCCCGAGAACAATACCGGGCGCATTCCCGCTACCGTCACGCCTGCTGCAGGCCATGGAAAATGAAGGTGACCTGCAACAGCTGCTGCGCCTGGCCGCCGCTGCCATTTCGCGTCTGCAAAGCCACGCCCTGAGCAGCTTGCAGCAATCCGGCACGCTGGATAACGGCAACCTGCAGACCACCTGGCAGACCGAAGTGCCGGTGCGCCACGGCCAGGAGTTCATCCCCCTGCAAGTGAAGCTGCAGCGCGAAGAAACCCCGGAGCAGCAGGGCAAACGCCAGCAACGCGAACAGCCGGACCCGCTGCAGGCACTGTGGCGGATCGACCTGGCATTCGACCTGGCGCCCCTTGGCCCATTGCAGGTGCAGGCACAGTTGCTTGAGGGGCGCTTGTCCGGCCATCTGTGGGCCGAGCGCGAACAGACCGCGCGGCTGATCGACAGCCAGCTCGGCGACCTGCGCGAACGCCTGCTGGCCCGTGGCCTGAATGTCGGCGACCTGGAGTGCCACGCCGGCATTCCACCACAGGGCCCGCGCACACGGGTGGAACAACGTTGGGTGGACGAAAACGCATGA
- a CDS encoding EscU/YscU/HrcU family type III secretion system export apparatus switch protein, which produces MIDRQPRQAIALSYDGQQAPTLTAKGDDELAEAILALAREHEVPIYENAELVRLLARLELGEQIPEALYLTIAEIIAFAWQLRGKVPYGFEDAPQGERDVTEVQPRLAGPPA; this is translated from the coding sequence ATGATCGACAGGCAACCACGCCAGGCCATCGCCCTGAGCTACGACGGCCAACAGGCCCCGACTCTGACCGCCAAGGGCGATGACGAGCTGGCCGAGGCCATTCTCGCCCTGGCTCGCGAGCACGAAGTACCGATCTACGAGAACGCCGAACTGGTGCGCCTGCTGGCACGCCTGGAGCTGGGCGAACAGATCCCTGAGGCGCTGTACTTGACCATCGCCGAAATCATCGCCTTTGCCTGGCAGCTGCGCGGCAAGGTCCCGTACGGCTTCGAGGATGCGCCCCAGGGCGAGCGTGACGTGACCGAAGTGCAGCCGCGCCTGGCCGGCCCACCCGCCTGA
- a CDS encoding dermonecrotic toxin domain-containing protein encodes MPNPHINAAGVQFVRNHLATLPRPDQEAKHAISSWLSAQGVNLDPDQIDVVTLHVHPAGVASYQAVVVQRLSLTQAVLTNWQGESNNDFFGGLFRQPWAGQLPDDGPIAVVDTLPQQPIADNGAWYEVFNGLFRRSAPARYDHSTLLDVRAEALYEHIEALDFHTRYKASLDTFWHQHLPDYRLCCKLNFIAACNQQVAEGSLSDAARKLAWRAAELIPRGKGLRLSTLSIYGYAASDLLYINDASSDLTLLYAPGNSSPLLEFASEDLLKDWVGQQCKEATGRRALKQHFRLADGPQGIDFSGLDTALEGLGVYPRNHRLPPEHGFFNNDGIWPPRTYVNYRPGKYNPRITGDLFQAMAERQRQRSYDDADFLITSNSEVMKSRWAGYLNTTLTLLAPLTFVVPGLAPLLALGGIAQIGLGLDQAINGKTLQDKQQGVGNITYGLLNATPLAAETVLKGDALFRWQQDGFVAPRRVNEQWGYPLSPVSPPHLPDLDVAPYFHRPARIAPLPDANATVANSVRRFPRYNGDVDHLLGYLEEFPGYVETLDLVYDVQADLFITEEGTNEVSPTYYEAEPGTGNMRIVSNEGRQVTDAMRMSSLRALGIDVQFPVQLPAAAIDGAHPIPKLISSIWVGDKTLGNELIDTLAANAAKLRNSPYQYRLFLSKANPVAFAQNLEKLGSNVPGLQVLPLEEQPFFEAFTQSEYFDQYQAAIAGNGGVATNYASASDVLRYPMLHAEGGLYMDVDDQLLSKALTVDGPHDSAAIDTLELATSDDGLLLHPPLQNEKLGMNSLYNTSMIGSHPGNPTLRAISEEMHARYRLNTDFYHARPTLADDPEGFYRYASRLSQLTGPAMLNAVVDRLLPDLYQLRQLHNLYTMPRINSYLYIDLEAFKALQRERLPLNRLARVGGLHSWAST; translated from the coding sequence ATGCCCAACCCCCACATCAATGCTGCCGGCGTGCAGTTCGTTCGCAACCACCTGGCCACCCTGCCCCGCCCCGACCAAGAGGCCAAGCACGCGATAAGCAGCTGGCTGTCGGCACAAGGCGTGAACCTTGACCCCGACCAGATCGACGTCGTCACGCTGCATGTCCACCCAGCCGGAGTCGCCAGCTACCAGGCGGTTGTCGTCCAGCGCCTCAGCCTGACCCAGGCCGTACTGACGAACTGGCAAGGCGAATCCAACAATGATTTTTTCGGCGGGCTGTTCAGGCAACCCTGGGCCGGGCAGCTTCCTGATGATGGCCCGATCGCTGTCGTCGACACACTGCCTCAACAGCCCATTGCCGATAACGGTGCGTGGTACGAAGTGTTCAACGGCCTGTTCAGGCGCTCGGCGCCAGCCCGCTACGATCACTCGACACTGCTCGATGTTCGCGCCGAAGCCCTGTATGAGCATATCGAGGCACTCGACTTCCACACCCGCTACAAGGCCTCGCTCGACACGTTCTGGCACCAGCACCTGCCTGACTACCGCCTGTGCTGCAAACTCAATTTCATCGCGGCCTGCAACCAGCAGGTCGCCGAAGGTAGCCTGAGCGATGCTGCACGCAAGCTGGCCTGGCGTGCAGCCGAGCTGATTCCCCGAGGCAAGGGCCTGCGCCTGAGCACGTTGAGCATCTATGGCTATGCGGCCAGCGACCTGCTCTACATCAACGATGCCAGCAGCGACCTCACACTGCTGTACGCGCCCGGCAACAGTTCGCCCCTGCTGGAGTTCGCCAGTGAAGACCTGCTCAAGGACTGGGTTGGCCAGCAGTGCAAGGAAGCAACCGGGCGCCGGGCGTTGAAACAGCATTTTCGCCTGGCCGACGGCCCGCAGGGTATCGACTTCAGCGGCCTGGACACCGCACTGGAAGGCTTGGGCGTATACCCGCGCAACCACAGGCTGCCCCCGGAACATGGCTTTTTCAATAACGACGGTATCTGGCCGCCGCGTACCTACGTCAACTACCGCCCCGGCAAGTACAACCCCAGAATCACCGGCGACCTGTTCCAGGCGATGGCCGAACGTCAGCGTCAGCGCAGCTACGACGATGCCGACTTCCTGATTACCAGCAACAGCGAAGTCATGAAGTCCCGGTGGGCGGGTTACCTCAACACCACACTCACCTTGCTGGCCCCCCTGACCTTCGTGGTGCCGGGCCTTGCGCCTTTACTGGCACTGGGCGGCATCGCCCAGATCGGGCTTGGCCTGGACCAGGCGATCAACGGCAAGACCTTGCAAGATAAACAGCAAGGCGTAGGCAACATTACCTACGGCCTGTTGAATGCAACGCCTTTGGCCGCCGAAACGGTACTCAAGGGCGATGCCCTGTTTCGCTGGCAGCAGGACGGTTTCGTTGCGCCGCGCCGGGTCAACGAACAATGGGGCTACCCGCTGAGCCCTGTCAGCCCACCCCACTTGCCCGACCTGGATGTCGCGCCCTACTTCCACCGCCCTGCACGCATTGCCCCATTACCCGATGCAAATGCCACGGTTGCCAACTCGGTGAGGCGCTTTCCCCGCTACAACGGGGATGTCGACCATCTCCTGGGCTATCTGGAAGAATTCCCCGGGTATGTGGAAACACTGGACCTGGTCTACGACGTGCAGGCCGACCTGTTCATCACCGAGGAAGGCACCAACGAGGTAAGCCCGACTTATTACGAAGCCGAGCCAGGGACCGGCAACATGCGCATCGTCAGCAACGAAGGGCGGCAGGTGACGGACGCTATGCGCATGTCGTCCCTTCGCGCGCTCGGCATCGATGTGCAGTTTCCGGTGCAACTTCCCGCTGCGGCAATCGACGGCGCTCACCCCATACCCAAACTGATCTCGTCGATTTGGGTCGGTGACAAGACGCTCGGCAACGAGCTGATCGATACCTTGGCAGCCAATGCGGCAAAGCTGCGAAACAGCCCCTATCAGTATCGGCTGTTCCTGTCGAAGGCAAACCCGGTGGCGTTCGCGCAAAACCTCGAAAAGCTGGGTTCAAACGTGCCTGGCTTGCAAGTTTTGCCACTGGAAGAACAACCCTTTTTCGAGGCCTTCACACAGAGCGAATACTTCGACCAATATCAAGCCGCGATCGCTGGCAATGGCGGAGTGGCCACCAACTACGCTTCCGCCTCGGACGTGTTGCGCTACCCCATGCTGCATGCCGAAGGCGGGCTGTACATGGACGTCGATGACCAACTGCTGAGCAAGGCGCTGACTGTAGACGGCCCGCACGACAGTGCAGCCATCGACACACTCGAACTGGCAACCAGCGATGATGGCCTCCTGCTGCATCCGCCCCTGCAAAACGAAAAGCTGGGCATGAACAGCCTGTACAACACCAGCATGATCGGCAGCCACCCGGGCAACCCGACGCTGCGGGCCATTTCCGAAGAGATGCATGCGCGCTACCGGCTCAATACCGACTTCTATCACGCCCGCCCCACACTGGCCGACGATCCGGAAGGCTTCTACCGCTACGCCAGCCGCTTGAGCCAGCTGACCGGCCCCGCGATGCTAAACGCCGTGGTAGACAGGCTGTTGCCTGACCTTTACCAACTGCGCCAGTTGCACAACCTGTACACGATGCCACGCATCAACAGCTACCTGTACATCGACCTGGAAGCCTTCAAGGCCCTGCAGCGTGAACGCCTGCCGCTCAACCGCCTGGCCAGGGTTGGCGGCTTGCACTCGTGGGCCAGCACCTGA
- a CDS encoding DUF2802 domain-containing protein, which translates to MIFEVAVIFLALLWAVSLWFFLNYSKRQRELAAQQAAGDALRDQRIKDLGKRLDDYQNGTVRMGEAIHELRAAVATLPDRLERLEQRDPNNVTFSQAAKLVGMGASVSELTETCGLTQAEAELMRKLHRSE; encoded by the coding sequence TTGATCTTCGAGGTGGCGGTAATCTTCCTGGCGCTGCTGTGGGCTGTGAGCCTGTGGTTCTTTCTCAACTACAGCAAGCGCCAACGCGAACTGGCGGCGCAGCAGGCCGCGGGCGATGCCCTGCGCGACCAGCGCATCAAGGACCTGGGCAAGCGCCTGGACGACTACCAGAACGGTACCGTGCGCATGGGTGAGGCCATTCACGAGTTGCGCGCGGCAGTGGCGACCTTGCCTGACCGCCTGGAACGCCTGGAGCAGCGCGACCCCAACAACGTCACCTTCAGTCAGGCCGCCAAGCTGGTGGGGATGGGGGCGAGTGTGTCGGAATTGACCGAGACCTGTGGCTTGACCCAGGCCGAGGCGGAGCTGATGCGCAAGTTGCACCGCTCGGAATGA
- a CDS encoding chemotaxis protein CheW, whose amino-acid sequence MKKSSAQGSEDPILQWVTFRLDNESYGINVMQVQEVLRYTEIAPVPGAPSYVLGIINLRGNVVTVIDTRQRFGLMPSDVTDNTRIVIIEADKQVVGILVDSVAEVVYLRQSEIETAPNVGNEESAKFIQGVCNKNGELLILVELDKMMTEEEWSELENI is encoded by the coding sequence ATGAAAAAGTCGTCTGCGCAAGGTTCTGAAGATCCGATCCTGCAGTGGGTAACCTTCCGTCTGGACAACGAGTCCTACGGCATCAACGTCATGCAGGTGCAGGAAGTGCTGCGCTACACCGAGATCGCACCGGTGCCGGGCGCACCTAGCTACGTGCTGGGCATCATCAACCTGCGCGGCAACGTGGTGACGGTGATCGACACCCGCCAGCGCTTTGGCCTGATGCCATCGGACGTGACCGACAACACCCGTATCGTGATCATCGAGGCTGACAAGCAAGTGGTCGGCATCCTGGTCGACAGCGTTGCCGAGGTGGTATACCTGCGTCAGTCGGAAATCGAGACGGCGCCGAACGTCGGTAACGAAGAGTCGGCCAAGTTCATCCAGGGCGTGTGCAACAAGAACGGCGAACTGCTGATCCTGGTCGAGCTGGACAAGATGATGACCGAGGAAGAGTGGTCCGAGCTGGAGAACATCTGA
- a CDS encoding CheW domain-containing protein — protein MNRPVGTKPQLALQSYLDGLLQEATEAEDILDLPAPADAPMANDEFAAAVREEQARDARQPAPVARPFAEPQVKVLPAVLPVEQPVVALVEAEVVAEASIPVLTEAPAPAPVAPLVEVHLPAAGMADTPVPPASIDGRPAWAAEPFECLLFDVAGLTLAVPLVCLGSIYSLEGQELTPLFGQPDWFLGILTCQAGNLKVLDTARWVMPDRYREDFRQGLNYVISVQGYEWGLAVHQVSRSLRLDPAEIKWRSQRGQRPWLAGTVIEHMCALLDVAELAELIASGAVKQLHAKQK, from the coding sequence ATGAACCGGCCTGTCGGCACCAAGCCGCAACTGGCCCTGCAGTCGTACCTGGATGGGCTGTTGCAAGAGGCCACCGAGGCCGAGGACATTCTCGACCTGCCCGCGCCGGCCGATGCGCCCATGGCCAACGACGAATTCGCCGCCGCCGTGCGTGAAGAGCAGGCGCGTGATGCACGTCAGCCAGCACCTGTAGCCAGGCCTTTCGCCGAGCCGCAGGTGAAGGTGCTGCCAGCCGTATTGCCGGTCGAGCAGCCAGTGGTGGCACTGGTCGAGGCTGAAGTGGTGGCCGAGGCCAGCATCCCGGTGCTGACCGAGGCGCCAGCACCGGCGCCGGTCGCACCCTTGGTCGAAGTGCACCTGCCAGCGGCAGGCATGGCGGACACACCGGTCCCGCCGGCCAGCATCGATGGCCGCCCAGCCTGGGCTGCCGAGCCGTTCGAGTGCCTGCTGTTCGACGTTGCCGGGTTGACCTTGGCCGTACCGCTGGTATGCCTGGGCTCGATCTACAGCCTGGAAGGCCAGGAGCTGACACCGCTGTTCGGCCAGCCGGACTGGTTCCTTGGCATCCTCACTTGCCAGGCCGGTAACCTCAAGGTGCTCGACACCGCGCGCTGGGTCATGCCCGACCGCTACCGCGAAGACTTTCGCCAGGGCCTGAATTACGTGATTTCCGTGCAGGGCTACGAATGGGGCCTGGCAGTGCATCAGGTCAGCCGTTCGCTGCGCCTGGACCCGGCCGAGATCAAGTGGCGCAGCCAGCGTGGTCAGCGCCCCTGGTTGGCCGGCACGGTCATCGAACACATGTGTGCACTGCTCGACGTCGCCGAACTGGCCGAGCTGATCGCCAGCGGCGCTGTCAAGCAGTTGCACGCCAAACAGAAATGA
- a CDS encoding ParA family protein gives MRVWAVANQKGGVGKTTTTIALAGLLAEAGKRVVVVDLDPHGSMTSYFGHNPDALEHSCYDLFLHKGSVPEGLPGQLLLPTSDERISLLPSSTALAVLERQSPGQSGLGLVIAKSLAQLWQDFDFALIDSPPLLGVLMVNALAASQQLVIPVQTEFLAVKGLERMIGTLAMVNRSRKQALPYQIVPTLFDRRTQASLGTLKVLRDTYEHQVWQGYIPVDTRLRDASRNGVTPSQFDGKSRGVIAYRALLKHMLTYKPATQVAS, from the coding sequence ATGAGAGTCTGGGCAGTAGCCAATCAAAAAGGTGGCGTTGGCAAGACCACGACCACCATCGCCCTGGCCGGCCTGCTGGCCGAGGCGGGCAAGCGCGTGGTCGTCGTCGACCTCGACCCGCACGGCTCGATGACCAGCTATTTCGGGCACAACCCGGACGCCCTGGAGCACAGCTGCTACGACCTGTTCCTGCACAAGGGCAGCGTGCCTGAAGGCCTGCCAGGTCAGTTGTTGTTGCCCACCAGCGATGAGCGTATCTCGTTGCTGCCGTCGAGCACCGCGCTGGCCGTGCTGGAGCGTCAGTCGCCGGGGCAGAGTGGCCTGGGCCTGGTGATCGCCAAGAGTCTGGCGCAGTTGTGGCAGGATTTCGATTTCGCCTTGATCGACAGCCCGCCCTTGCTGGGCGTGCTGATGGTCAACGCACTGGCTGCCAGCCAGCAACTGGTGATCCCGGTGCAGACCGAATTCCTTGCGGTTAAAGGCCTGGAGCGCATGATCGGCACCTTGGCCATGGTCAACCGCTCGCGCAAGCAGGCCTTGCCGTACCAGATCGTGCCGACCCTGTTCGACCGCCGTACCCAGGCTTCGCTGGGCACTCTCAAGGTGCTGCGCGATACCTATGAACACCAGGTGTGGCAGGGTTACATCCCGGTCGACACGCGCCTGCGCGATGCCAGCCGCAATGGCGTCACGCCGTCGCAGTTCGACGGCAAGAGCCGCGGGGTGATCGCCTACCGGGCACTGCTCAAGCATATGCTCACCTACAAGCCGGCCACGCAGGTGGCTTCATGA
- the motD gene encoding flagellar motor protein MotD: protein MRRRRHTEEHENHERWLVSYADFITLLFAFFVVMYSISSINEGKYKVISQALLGVFNDPERSMKPIPVGDEQPLSVKPAEPLIKDSEQTDAGLAQTNVDPLKTISDDVRDAFGDLIKSDQMTVRGNELWVEIELNSSLLFGSGDAMPSDKAFDIIEKVGNILKPFANPVHVEGFTDNLPIRTAQYPTNWELSAARAASIVRLLAMQGVNPARMASVGYGEYQPVASNDTAEGRARNRRVVLVISRNLEVRRSLTGSGSANATPDAALRRAGTQSAPPAPAATTAK, encoded by the coding sequence ATGCGCCGTCGCCGTCATACCGAGGAACACGAGAACCACGAACGCTGGCTGGTGTCGTACGCCGACTTCATCACCTTACTGTTTGCTTTCTTCGTGGTCATGTATTCAATTTCCTCGATCAACGAGGGCAAGTACAAGGTCATCTCGCAAGCGCTGCTCGGGGTGTTCAACGACCCTGAGCGCAGCATGAAGCCGATCCCGGTCGGCGATGAGCAGCCGCTCAGTGTGAAACCGGCAGAACCCTTGATCAAGGACAGCGAGCAGACCGATGCGGGCCTTGCGCAGACCAACGTCGACCCGCTCAAGACCATCAGCGATGACGTGCGCGATGCCTTTGGCGACCTGATCAAGTCTGACCAGATGACCGTGCGCGGCAACGAACTGTGGGTGGAGATCGAGCTCAACTCGTCCTTGCTGTTCGGCAGTGGCGATGCCATGCCCAGTGACAAGGCGTTCGACATCATCGAAAAGGTCGGCAACATCCTCAAACCGTTCGCCAACCCGGTGCACGTCGAGGGCTTCACCGACAACCTGCCGATTCGCACGGCGCAGTACCCGACCAACTGGGAGCTGTCGGCGGCGCGGGCGGCGAGCATCGTGCGTTTGCTTGCGATGCAAGGGGTCAACCCGGCCCGCATGGCCTCGGTGGGCTATGGCGAATACCAGCCGGTCGCCAGCAACGACACCGCCGAAGGGCGCGCGCGCAACCGGCGGGTGGTGCTGGTGATTTCCCGCAACCTTGAAGTACGCCGCAGCCTGACCGGTTCGGGCAGTGCCAATGCCACCCCGGATGCAGCGCTGCGCCGTGCTGGCACACAAAGTGCACCACCAGCCCCAGCAGCGACGACGGCGAAGTGA